In the Malania oleifera isolate guangnan ecotype guangnan chromosome 1, ASM2987363v1, whole genome shotgun sequence genome, one interval contains:
- the LOC131164334 gene encoding probable WRKY transcription factor 31 produces the protein MWKHRENYVMDTSAGDDDDHHDNHYHHHHDRVSPSSISSGQDQKRVVDEMDFFARKSCSPDASADHANKDTAHHHDHDDDDHLAHGIELNLNTGLNLLSVNTGSDKSTVDDGTSSPAAIEDKQARNKLGVLRVELDRMKAENQRLKCMLNQINNKYYALQMQLALLQRQQNQKTQIPQTKQEVVVPRQFMDLGQIAVAEKDEPEPVSQSLSEARSRDCCGPSRPHDDQINGDKEGLMIEGKTRKRSSSTVDQINIPFDTKCRAEQGTDDESSSGTEKRILLYQDEEKFRDWLPNKVQRFNNPAGDANQATADQIRMMRKARVSVRARSEAAMISDGCQWRKYGQKMAKGNPCPRAYYRCTMATACPVRKQVQRCAEDRTVLVTTYEGHHNHPLPPAAAAMASTTSAAASMLLSGSLPASGPDHGLMKYSPNISSILPAACSPTLASISASAPFPTVTLDLTRKPPPPTLQKPPGHCPSTYVHQSFSSLAQVFSSQLGKELAQKLPINGTQAQKPADTVSAATAAITADPNFTAALVAAMTSIIGGADHTSNSNV, from the exons ATGTGGAAGCACCGGGAAAATTATGTCATGGACACCTCTGCCGGGGACGACGACGATCATCATGAtaatcattatcatcatcatcatgatcGTGTGTCTCCCTCATCAATATCATCCGGCCAAGATCAGAAACGTGTGGTGGACGAGATGGACTTCTTCGCCCGGAAAAGTTGCTCCCCAGATGCCTCTGCTGATCACGCGAACAAAGATACTGCTCATCATCACGATCATGACGATGATGATCATCTCGCACATGGGATCGAACTCAACTTAAAC ACTGGTTTGAATCTGCTGTCGGTGAACACCGGAAGCGACAAATCAACCGTGGATGATGGAACATCGTCGCCTGCCGCGATTGAAGATAAGCAAGCCAGAAACAAG TTGGGAGTTCTGCGAGTAGAGCTGGACCGGATGAAAGCAGAAAATCAACGTTTAAAATGCATGCTCAATCAGATTAACAACAAGTACTATGCTCTGCAAATGCAACTCGCACTCTTGCAGCGCCAACAAAATCAGAAAACCCAGATCCCACAG ACAAAACAAGAAGTCGTTGTTCCCCGACAATTCATGGATCTTGGTCAAATCGCTGTTGCTGAAAAAGATGAGCCCGAGCCCGTATCGCAATCTTTATCGGAAGCGAGATCACGGGATTGCTGCGGACCGTCGCGGCCTCATGATGATCAGATCAATGGGGATAAAGAGGGTTTGATGATTGAGGGCAAGACCCGAAAGCGGAGCAGCAGTACTGTTGATCAAATCAATATTCCGTTCGACACCAAGTGTAGGGCTGAACAGGGTACGGATGATGAAAGTAGTAGTGGAACAGAAAAGAGGATATTACTGTACCAGGATGAGGAAAAGTTTCGAGACTGGCTCCCAAACAAAGTTCAAAGATTTAATAATCCGGCTGGAGATGCCAATCAAGCTACTGCTGACCAAATCCGCATGATGAGAAAAGCCCGCGTCTCGGTTCGAGCTCGATCCGAGGCTGCCATG ATATCGGATGGATGCCAATGGAGAAAGTACGGGCAGAAGATGGCAAAGGGAAACCCTTGCCCTCGAGCTTACTATCGTTGCACAATGGCCACGGCCTGTCCCGTCCGCAAACaa GTTCAAAGATGTGCAGAAGACCGAACGGTGCTAGTAACTACATATGAAGGGCACCACAACCACCCGCTCCCTCCAGCCGCTGCGGCGATGGCATCGACCACATCGGCTGCAGCTTCAATGCTGCTCTCCGGTTCACTCCCAGCCTCTGGTCCAGACCATGGCCTAATGAAGTACTCCCCAAACATCTCAAGCATCCTCCCGGCCGCTTGCTCCCCCACCTTGGCTTCCATTTCCGCCTCCGCGCCCTTTCCTACAGTGACATTGGACCTCACCCGGAAGCCGCCACCGCCAACGTTGCAGAAGCCGCCAGGCCATTGCCCGAGCACCTATGTGCACCAGAGTTTTTCGTCATTGGCGCAGGTTTTCAGCTCTCAGCTAGGGAAGGAACTGGCTCAAAAACTGCCCATTAATGGCACTCAAGCTCAGAAGCCTGCTGACACGGTGAGCGCAGCGACGGCAGCCATCACGGCGGATCCTAACTTCACAGCGGCTCTGGTGGCAGCGATGACCTCCATTATCGGCGGTGCTGATCACACATCCAACAGTAATGTGTAG